The bacterium genome segment AAATATACGCGCCCTGCGCCGCGAGCGATCGCCATGCGACGATCTGGCCGAGCAGGAACGCGCCGCCCAGCCAGGCGGTCGCGGAGAGCCCGCGCTGCAGTCCCCGGATGTCGCCCGCGGCGATCCGGCGGCGGGCCCACTCGAGGGTGCCGCTGCTCGCCAGCAGGATCGCGGTCGTCAACCATAGGACCGGAGGCATCGCGACGGTTCCCCAGCCCGGCTCCTGCCGCCGGGCAAGATAGGCCGTTGTGAACGCGACGAACAGCATCGCGATCGCCGTGAGCCCCGCGGCCATCCCGATCACCGCGGTGCTGATGGCGGGCCCGGACCCCGCGGACTCGTTTCCGCGGCCGCCCCGCCCGAAGCCGGAAGGTCCGGACGGGCGGCGGCCGCCGGGGCCGGCGGCCGGCCGGGTCTTGAGCGTCGTCTGCGCAGTCACCGCGTCCATCCCGGCGTCCGGTCCGCTACGAGGACGCGCCGCCCGCGGGGACGGCCGACGGCGCCTGCCACTGCGGGCTGTAGTCTTGCGCCGCGCCGGGCACGGAGTAGTCGTACGGCCAGCGATAGACAACGGGAAGCGACGGGCCCCAGTTACCGTGCGGTGGCGGCGACGGCGTCGCCCACTCCAGCGAGTTCGCGTGCCACGGGTTCTGCTCAGCGACCGGGCCGGCGACCATGCTCCTGAAGAAATTGTAGATGAACAGGAACTGCGCCGCGCCGAGCATGAAGGCGGCGAACGAGATGAACGTGTCGATCGGGCCGGCGCGGCTCAGGAACGGGTACACGGCCGTATCGTACAGGCGCCGGCTGTTCCCGATGAAGCCGAGGAAGTGCATCGGGAAGAACGTCGCGTAGATGCCGAGGAACGTGAACACGAAGTGGATCTTGCCGAGCCGCTCGTCCATCATCCGGCCGAACAGCTTCGGAAACCAGTAGTAGGTGCCGGCGAAGATGGAGAACAGCGCCGCGGCGGCCATCACGAAATGGAAGTGCGCGATCACGAAGTACGTGTCGTGCAGGTAGATGTCGACCGGCGCGGCGGCGAGGAAGATCCCGCTGAGCCCGCCGGTGACGA includes the following:
- a CDS encoding cytochrome c oxidase subunit 3, which gives rise to MDAVTAQTTLKTRPAAGPGGRRPSGPSGFGRGGRGNESAGSGPAISTAVIGMAAGLTAIAMLFVAFTTAYLARRQEPGWGTVAMPPVLWLTTAILLASSGTLEWARRRIAAGDIRGLQRGLSATAWLGGAFLLGQIVAWRSLAAQGAYISSNPHSGFFYMLTGAHGAHLLGGLVALGVVVWKAHAGRYGVGSHAGIGVFALYWHFLDVLWLYLFALLFWA